In Rissa tridactyla isolate bRisTri1 chromosome 8, bRisTri1.patW.cur.20221130, whole genome shotgun sequence, one genomic interval encodes:
- the ATG4C gene encoding cysteine protease ATG4C isoform X1, giving the protein MEATGTDEVEKIKSKFMSAWHNMKYSWVLKTKTYFSRNSPVFLLGKCYHFKTDESGELSTDGSNFDKINTEISGNVEEFRKDFISRIWLTYREEFPQIKGSALTTDCGWGCTLRTGQMLLAQGLMLHFLGRAWVWPDALDIDNSDSESWTAHTVKKLTASFEASLTAEREPKILSNHHQGTVKRNYDDNEKRNEVYHRKIISWFGDSPLTAFGLHQLIEYGKKSGKIAGDWYGPAVVAHILRKAVEEARDPELQGVTVYVAQDCTVYSSDVIDRQCSFMDSGKADTKAVIILVPVRLGGERTNMDYLEFVKGILSLEYCVGIIGGKPKQSYYFAGFQDDSLIYMDPHYCQSFVDVSIKDFPLESFHCPSPKKMSFKKMDPSCTIGFYCRTVQDFEKASEEITKMLKSSSKEKYPLFTFVKGHSRDYDFASSPLHEENNLFSEDEKKRLKRISTEEFVLL; this is encoded by the exons ATGGAGGCCACAGGGACAGATGAAGTAGAAAAGATAAAATCAAAGTTTATGTCTGCATGGCACAACATGAAATACA GTTGGGTGTTGAAAACAAAAACTTACTTCAGTAGAAACTCTCCAGTCTTTCTGCTGGGAAAGTGTTACCACTTCAAAACTGACG AGTCCGGTGAACTCTCTACAGATGGGTCCAATTTTGATAAAATCAACACAGAGATTTCAGGAAACGTCGAGGAGTTTCGTAAAGATTTTATTTCCAGAATATGGCTGACTTACAGAGAGGAATTTCCTCAGATAAAGGGGTCTGCATTAACAACAGACTGTGGCTGGGGTTGCACGCTGAGAACTGGTCAAATGCTGCTGGCTCAAGGTCTTATGCTTCACTTTCTTGGTAGAG CCTGGGTCTGGCCAGATGCGTTGGACATTGACAATTCAGATTCTGAATCGTGGACAGCCCATACAGTGAAAAAGCTGACGGCATCATTCGAAGCATCGCTCACAGCAGAAAGAGAACCCAAGATCCTGTCAAATCACCATCAGGGAACAGTAAAGAGAAACTACGATGACAACGAAAAGAGGAATGAAGTTTAtcatagaaaaataatttcttggttTGGCGACTCTCCGCTGACAGCTTTTGGCTTACATCAGCTAATAGAATATGGAAAGAAGTCTGGAAAAATTGCTGGAGATTGGTATGGGCCTGCAGTTGTTGCACACATTTTAAG AAAAGCTGTTGAAGAAGCAAGAGACCCTGAGCTACAAGGAGTAACAGTCTATGTTGCTCAGGATTGTACAG TCTACAGTTCAGATGTTATTGACAGACAATGTTCTTTTATGGATTCTGGAAAAGCAGACACAAAAGCTGTAATTATATTAGTTCCTGTGAGACTCGGCGGAGAGAGAACAAACATGGACTACTTAGAGTTTGTAAAG GGAATCTTAAGCCTTGAGTATTGTGTTGGTATTATTGGTGGCAAACCCAAGCAGTCGTATTACTTTGCTGGATTTCAAG ATGACAGTTTGATTTACATGGATCCTCATTACTGCCAATCTTTTGTAGATGTCAGCATAAAGGATTTCCCTCTTGAG TCATTCCACTGTCCTTCTCCCAAAAAGATGTCATTCAAAAAAATGGATCCGAGCTGCACAATTGGATTTTATTGTAGAACTGTGCAGGACTTTGAGAAGGCTTCTGAAGAAATAACGAAG ATGCTGAAATCTTCATCTAAGGAGAAATATCCCTTGTTTACTTTTGTAAAGGGTCATTCCAGAGACTATGACTTTGCTTCCAGTCCACTCCATgaagaaaacaaccttttttctgaggatgaaaagaaaagattaaaaagaattaGTACAGAGGAGTTTGTCTTGCTTTAA
- the ATG4C gene encoding cysteine protease ATG4C isoform X2: MEATGTDEVEKIKSKFMSAWHNMKYSWVLKTKTYFSRNSPVFLLGKCYHFKTDESGELSTDGSNFDKINTEISGNVEEFRKDFISRIWLTYREEFPQIKGSALTTDCGWGCTLRTGQMLLAQGLMLHFLGRAWVWPDALDIDNSDSESWTAHTVKKLTASFEASLTAEREPKILSNHHQGTVKRNYDDNEKRNEVYHRKIISWFGDSPLTAFGLHQLIEYGKKSGKIAGDWYGPAVVAHILRKAVEEARDPELQGVTVYVAQDCTVYSSDVIDRQCSFMDSGKADTKAVIILVPVRLGGERTNMDYLEFVKSFHCPSPKKMSFKKMDPSCTIGFYCRTVQDFEKASEEITKMLKSSSKEKYPLFTFVKGHSRDYDFASSPLHEENNLFSEDEKKRLKRISTEEFVLL, translated from the exons ATGGAGGCCACAGGGACAGATGAAGTAGAAAAGATAAAATCAAAGTTTATGTCTGCATGGCACAACATGAAATACA GTTGGGTGTTGAAAACAAAAACTTACTTCAGTAGAAACTCTCCAGTCTTTCTGCTGGGAAAGTGTTACCACTTCAAAACTGACG AGTCCGGTGAACTCTCTACAGATGGGTCCAATTTTGATAAAATCAACACAGAGATTTCAGGAAACGTCGAGGAGTTTCGTAAAGATTTTATTTCCAGAATATGGCTGACTTACAGAGAGGAATTTCCTCAGATAAAGGGGTCTGCATTAACAACAGACTGTGGCTGGGGTTGCACGCTGAGAACTGGTCAAATGCTGCTGGCTCAAGGTCTTATGCTTCACTTTCTTGGTAGAG CCTGGGTCTGGCCAGATGCGTTGGACATTGACAATTCAGATTCTGAATCGTGGACAGCCCATACAGTGAAAAAGCTGACGGCATCATTCGAAGCATCGCTCACAGCAGAAAGAGAACCCAAGATCCTGTCAAATCACCATCAGGGAACAGTAAAGAGAAACTACGATGACAACGAAAAGAGGAATGAAGTTTAtcatagaaaaataatttcttggttTGGCGACTCTCCGCTGACAGCTTTTGGCTTACATCAGCTAATAGAATATGGAAAGAAGTCTGGAAAAATTGCTGGAGATTGGTATGGGCCTGCAGTTGTTGCACACATTTTAAG AAAAGCTGTTGAAGAAGCAAGAGACCCTGAGCTACAAGGAGTAACAGTCTATGTTGCTCAGGATTGTACAG TCTACAGTTCAGATGTTATTGACAGACAATGTTCTTTTATGGATTCTGGAAAAGCAGACACAAAAGCTGTAATTATATTAGTTCCTGTGAGACTCGGCGGAGAGAGAACAAACATGGACTACTTAGAGTTTGTAAAG TCATTCCACTGTCCTTCTCCCAAAAAGATGTCATTCAAAAAAATGGATCCGAGCTGCACAATTGGATTTTATTGTAGAACTGTGCAGGACTTTGAGAAGGCTTCTGAAGAAATAACGAAG ATGCTGAAATCTTCATCTAAGGAGAAATATCCCTTGTTTACTTTTGTAAAGGGTCATTCCAGAGACTATGACTTTGCTTCCAGTCCACTCCATgaagaaaacaaccttttttctgaggatgaaaagaaaagattaaaaagaattaGTACAGAGGAGTTTGTCTTGCTTTAA